From the uncultured Trichococcus sp. genome, one window contains:
- the trxA gene encoding thioredoxin, translating to MSTQVTDTTWQSEVQEGLTLMDFWAPWCGPCRMLGPVLEEIEEEMDDKVKIVKLNIDENQMTASQFGIMSIPTMVLFKDGQPVEKLTGYHPKDVLVDYLETKLA from the coding sequence ATGAGCACACAAGTAACAGATACAACATGGCAGAGTGAAGTACAAGAAGGTTTGACATTGATGGATTTTTGGGCGCCTTGGTGCGGACCATGCCGTATGCTCGGCCCCGTTTTGGAAGAAATCGAAGAAGAGATGGACGACAAAGTGAAAATCGTCAAGTTGAACATCGACGAGAACCAAATGACTGCATCGCAGTTCGGCATCATGAGCATTCCGACAATGGTGTTGTTCAAAGATGGACAACCGGTGGAAAAACTGACCGGCTACCATCCGAAAGATGTTTTGGTCGATTACCTGGAAACAAAATTAGCGTAA
- a CDS encoding MarR family transcriptional regulator yields the protein MSNTDLLGFRIRSVWQQVKRLMNRHLTENDGYGLTGMQFAIVSYIAKESATRDVFQKDLEQKFDIRKSTVTGILNTMERDGLLFRETVPYDARLRKMMLTDKALHAKKNTEQVIDSVESQLSQGLTEEEITTFLSILEKISKNAES from the coding sequence ATGAGCAACACAGACCTGCTGGGATTCCGGATCAGATCGGTTTGGCAACAAGTGAAGCGCCTTATGAACAGGCACTTGACCGAAAATGATGGTTATGGCCTGACCGGCATGCAATTCGCGATTGTTTCCTACATCGCCAAAGAATCAGCAACGCGGGATGTCTTCCAGAAAGATCTCGAGCAGAAATTCGACATACGCAAATCGACCGTCACAGGCATCCTGAATACGATGGAAAGAGATGGCTTGCTGTTTCGGGAAACCGTTCCTTATGACGCCAGACTGCGGAAAATGATGCTGACGGATAAGGCTTTGCATGCAAAAAAAAATACGGAACAAGTGATTGATTCCGTGGAGAGCCAATTGTCACAAGGCTTGACCGAAGAAGAAATCACCACCTTTTTGAGCATTCTCGAAAAAATTTCGAAAAATGCCGAGAGCTGA
- a CDS encoding ABC transporter ATP-binding protein, with protein sequence MIKKLMGSIREYKKDSILAPIYVALEVVLEVLIPFLMSMIIDRGVGEGDMPFIIRIGLILIVSTLFSLGFGVLSGLHAAKASAGLAKNIRKDMYYNIQDFSFSNIDQFSTSSLITRLTTDITNVQNSYQMIIRIMVRAPLMLVFSLLMALSINSELGMVFLGAIPFLGIGLYLIMSKAFPIFQKVFRTYDKLNRVVQENLYGIRVVKSFVREDHETEKFKSVSKKIYKDFTKAEKILAFNSPLMQFTMYASILTLSLLGARMIVSGSMTTGQLMSLITYASQILMSLMMISMVFVMVTISRASAERIVEVLSEESDLKNSDNPVMVIPDGSVSFENVDFSYANDPNKLALKNVSFSVKSGETVGIIGGTGSAKTSLVHLIPRLYDATGGTVKVGGVDVRNYDMQTLRSEVAMVLQKNILFSGTIKDNLRWGNPTATDEELMKAARQAQADEFIQRLPGGYETYIEEGGTNVSGGQRQRLCIARALVKQPKILILDDSTSAVDTRTDSLIRTAFKEEIPNTTKFIIAQRISSVQDADKIIVMDSGSIHGIGTHDELLASNTIYQEVYYSQMKGGQIADEA encoded by the coding sequence ATGATAAAAAAACTCATGGGCAGCATACGCGAGTATAAAAAGGACTCGATCCTTGCCCCTATATATGTCGCTTTGGAAGTCGTCCTTGAAGTGCTTATCCCATTTCTGATGTCGATGATCATCGACCGAGGCGTCGGCGAAGGGGATATGCCCTTCATCATCCGCATCGGGTTGATTTTGATTGTCTCCACCCTATTTTCATTAGGTTTCGGGGTCCTCTCCGGTTTGCATGCAGCAAAAGCTTCGGCTGGTTTAGCAAAAAACATCCGCAAGGACATGTACTACAACATCCAGGATTTCTCATTTTCGAATATCGATCAGTTCTCGACATCCAGTCTGATCACCCGTCTGACGACGGACATCACGAATGTCCAGAACTCTTACCAGATGATTATCCGGATCATGGTCCGGGCGCCGCTTATGCTCGTATTCTCATTGCTGATGGCTCTGAGCATCAACAGTGAACTCGGCATGGTCTTCCTGGGGGCGATCCCTTTCCTTGGTATCGGCCTCTACCTCATCATGTCAAAAGCCTTCCCGATTTTCCAGAAGGTATTCCGCACCTACGACAAGCTGAACCGGGTCGTGCAGGAAAATCTTTATGGCATCCGGGTCGTCAAGTCCTTTGTGCGTGAAGACCACGAGACCGAAAAATTCAAATCCGTATCCAAGAAAATCTACAAGGATTTCACCAAGGCCGAAAAAATCTTGGCGTTCAACAGCCCGTTGATGCAGTTCACGATGTACGCGAGCATTTTGACGTTGTCATTGTTGGGTGCGCGCATGATCGTCTCCGGTTCGATGACGACAGGCCAACTGATGAGCCTGATCACCTACGCTTCCCAAATTCTGATGAGCCTTATGATGATTTCGATGGTCTTCGTCATGGTAACCATTTCCCGCGCTTCAGCGGAACGGATTGTGGAAGTGCTGAGCGAGGAGAGCGACCTGAAGAACAGCGACAATCCCGTTATGGTCATTCCTGACGGATCGGTTTCTTTCGAAAATGTGGACTTCAGCTATGCCAACGATCCGAATAAACTTGCTTTGAAGAATGTCAGTTTTTCCGTCAAATCAGGGGAAACGGTCGGCATCATTGGCGGTACCGGCAGTGCCAAAACCTCTTTGGTCCACCTCATTCCGCGCCTGTACGATGCCACCGGCGGTACGGTGAAAGTCGGCGGTGTGGATGTACGCAATTATGACATGCAGACGTTGCGCAGCGAAGTCGCTATGGTGCTCCAAAAAAACATCCTGTTTTCGGGCACGATCAAAGATAATCTGCGTTGGGGCAATCCTACAGCCACCGATGAAGAGCTGATGAAAGCGGCCAGACAAGCGCAAGCGGATGAATTCATCCAGCGCCTTCCTGGCGGATACGAAACTTATATAGAAGAAGGCGGTACGAACGTCTCCGGCGGGCAAAGACAGCGGCTCTGCATCGCCCGTGCTTTGGTGAAACAGCCGAAGATCCTGATTCTCGATGATTCGACCAGCGCCGTGGATACCCGGACGGATTCCTTGATCCGGACCGCGTTCAAGGAAGAAATCCCGAACACAACCAAATTCATCATCGCCCAACGCATCTCTTCCGTGCAGGATGCCGACAAGATCATTGTGATGGACAGCGGCAGCATCCACGGCATCGGAACACATGACGAATTGCTTGCCTCGAACACCATTTACCAAGAAGTTTATTATTCACAAATGAAAGGAGGACAAATTGCTGATGAAGCCTAA
- a CDS encoding ABC transporter ATP-binding protein, translated as MKPNQPKRRGAKDAGKTTKRLLSYISKGHKFTFSLVLICILISALANVAGSLFLKTLIDEYITPLLGVTNPVFTSMYRAIAMMAGIYMIGVVATYVYNILMVSISQGIQKKIRDELFAHMQSLPIKYFDTHAHGDVMSRYTNDIDTLRQMLSQSIPMAFSSLVTIISVFAAMLAVSLPLTLIVILMVALSITVTKTIGGKSSANFVKQQQTLGKVNGYIEEMMHGQKEVKVFRREAESKERFDKLNDELRESATNANIYANILMPILGNLGFLQYALIAMFGGAMAVAGFGGLTLGAIASFLQLSRSFTMPVNQISQQVSSIVMALAGAERIFELMDEQPELDEGTVTLVNATMVGDEVKEAENHTGLWAWKVPQADGSVRYTKLTGDVRFFDVDFSYNPDKQILHDISLYAHPGEKVAFVGSTGAGKTTITNLINRFYDIQDGKIVYDGINIADIKKNDLRRSLGIVLQDTNLFTGTILENIRYGNLNATDEEIYAAARLANADDFISRLPQGYQTVISGDGEGLSQGQKQLLSIARAAVADPPVMILDEATSSIDTRTESIVQRGMDALMHGRTVFVIAHRLSTIQNADAIMLMEQGRIIERGNHEKLIGEQGKYYQLYTGAFELE; from the coding sequence ATGAAGCCTAATCAACCAAAACGGCGCGGAGCCAAAGATGCCGGCAAAACGACAAAACGCCTCCTGTCCTATATTTCCAAAGGTCACAAATTCACCTTTAGCCTTGTATTGATCTGTATCCTCATAAGCGCCCTTGCCAATGTTGCGGGGTCGCTTTTCCTGAAGACGCTGATCGATGAGTATATCACGCCTTTACTTGGCGTAACCAATCCTGTCTTCACTAGCATGTACCGCGCGATCGCGATGATGGCCGGCATCTACATGATCGGGGTCGTGGCGACTTATGTCTACAACATCCTGATGGTCTCCATTTCCCAAGGGATCCAGAAAAAAATCCGCGATGAGCTGTTCGCGCATATGCAGAGCTTGCCGATCAAATATTTCGACACGCATGCGCACGGGGATGTCATGAGCCGCTACACCAACGATATCGACACTTTGCGCCAGATGCTGTCGCAAAGCATCCCGATGGCCTTTTCCTCCCTTGTCACGATCATCAGCGTATTCGCCGCGATGCTCGCAGTCAGCCTGCCGTTGACGCTCATCGTCATCCTGATGGTGGCCTTGTCGATCACCGTCACGAAGACGATCGGCGGCAAGAGTTCCGCCAACTTCGTCAAACAGCAGCAGACACTCGGTAAAGTGAACGGCTATATCGAAGAAATGATGCACGGTCAAAAAGAAGTGAAAGTCTTCCGCCGTGAAGCAGAATCCAAGGAACGTTTCGACAAACTCAACGATGAATTGCGCGAGAGCGCGACGAACGCAAACATCTATGCGAATATCCTGATGCCGATCCTGGGAAATCTGGGGTTCCTGCAATATGCTTTGATCGCTATGTTCGGAGGAGCCATGGCCGTTGCAGGCTTCGGCGGCCTGACCTTGGGGGCAATCGCTTCCTTCCTGCAGTTGAGCCGGTCCTTCACGATGCCGGTCAACCAGATTTCCCAACAAGTTTCATCGATCGTGATGGCTTTGGCGGGTGCTGAGCGGATTTTCGAATTGATGGATGAACAACCGGAGTTGGATGAAGGCACCGTTACCTTGGTGAATGCAACCATGGTCGGTGATGAAGTGAAGGAAGCCGAAAACCATACCGGACTTTGGGCATGGAAAGTGCCTCAAGCAGACGGATCGGTCCGCTACACGAAACTGACCGGTGATGTCCGATTCTTTGACGTCGACTTCTCCTACAATCCCGACAAACAGATTCTGCATGACATCAGCCTCTATGCCCATCCCGGCGAGAAGGTCGCTTTCGTGGGATCGACTGGTGCCGGCAAGACGACCATCACGAACCTGATCAATCGTTTCTACGATATCCAGGACGGGAAAATCGTTTATGACGGCATCAACATCGCAGACATCAAGAAAAATGACCTGCGCCGTTCCCTGGGTATCGTGTTGCAGGACACCAACCTCTTTACCGGAACGATTCTGGAAAATATCCGTTACGGCAACCTGAACGCAACCGATGAAGAAATCTACGCAGCAGCGCGCTTGGCGAATGCCGATGATTTCATCTCCCGTCTGCCGCAAGGATACCAGACGGTCATTTCCGGCGACGGTGAAGGCCTATCCCAAGGGCAGAAGCAATTGCTTTCGATTGCCCGTGCGGCTGTTGCCGATCCTCCCGTCATGATACTGGACGAAGCGACTTCCAGCATCGATACGCGGACGGAATCGATTGTCCAGCGCGGCATGGATGCCTTGATGCACGGACGTACCGTCTTCGTCATCGCCCACCGCTTGTCCACTATCCAGAATGCGGATGCCATCATGCTGATGGAGCAAGGCCGGATCATCGAACGCGGCAATCATGAGAAATTGATCGGCGAGCAAGGAAAATATTACCAGCTTTATACCGGAGCATTCGAGCTCGAATAG
- a CDS encoding DUF6512 family protein — MTEKRVIPSDAFIARSFIAGIPFILMFGGLSHFAFAWLGNASWAASFVPVNESVWEHLKMSYWSTFLWFFFILLFFGKKHRLSPSRWLLAGIVSMLFCPLLIVTGFYTLKGAFGIESLFTDGMLFFFGIISAQLLASRAYRYVEPRRFRLGVAAVLWLLLALAFVLYSFHPPALPLFLDTPTGSYGF, encoded by the coding sequence ATGACTGAAAAGAGAGTTATCCCATCCGATGCGTTCATTGCCCGTTCCTTTATTGCCGGTATCCCATTCATTCTGATGTTCGGAGGCCTCTCCCATTTCGCATTCGCTTGGCTCGGGAATGCAAGTTGGGCGGCGTCTTTCGTCCCCGTGAACGAGAGTGTCTGGGAACACCTGAAAATGAGTTACTGGTCCACCTTCCTGTGGTTTTTCTTCATCCTCCTCTTTTTCGGAAAAAAGCACCGGCTTTCGCCATCCCGCTGGTTGCTGGCGGGGATCGTGTCCATGCTGTTCTGCCCGCTCCTCATCGTCACCGGATTCTACACGCTCAAAGGCGCTTTCGGCATCGAATCCCTTTTCACTGACGGGATGCTGTTCTTTTTCGGCATCATCAGCGCTCAACTGCTGGCCTCCCGCGCCTACCGTTATGTCGAGCCCCGGCGCTTTCGGCTTGGAGTGGCAGCCGTGCTATGGCTTCTTCTCGCGCTTGCGTTTGTGCTGTACAGTTTCCACCCCCCCGCCCTGCCGCTCTTTTTGGATACGCCGACCGGAAGCTACGGGTTTTAG
- a CDS encoding asparaginase, whose amino-acid sequence MKKKKILMIGTGGTIASKITPNGLDPQLTSEEILAFIPGISEICEVDTLQICNIDSTNIAPDIWVLMTDTIREKYEQYDGFVVTHGTDTMAYTAAALSYMIQDSPKPIIITGAQKPINMEITDSKTNLFDSFLYAASDCASGVQIVFNGKVILGTRARKTHSKSFQAFSSINYPYLAIIQDGRVISYITKEKARIPRFYDSLDAKVALFKLTPGVDSEILSFMLERNDAVIIESYGVGGIPSAPEYGYFEVINHWIGIGKTVVMTTQVPNEGSDMEIYKVGHELKSRVNILEAYDMITEAVVCKLMWILGQTQDPALIKELFYTTISNDILY is encoded by the coding sequence ATGAAAAAGAAAAAGATATTGATGATCGGAACGGGCGGTACGATCGCTTCCAAAATAACGCCAAACGGTCTCGATCCCCAACTGACATCCGAAGAGATACTGGCTTTTATCCCCGGCATCTCAGAAATATGCGAGGTCGATACCCTGCAGATCTGCAATATCGACAGCACCAACATCGCACCCGACATCTGGGTGCTGATGACGGACACCATCCGGGAAAAGTATGAACAATACGACGGTTTTGTCGTCACCCACGGAACCGATACGATGGCTTATACGGCTGCCGCGCTGTCCTACATGATCCAGGATTCCCCCAAACCGATCATCATAACCGGTGCCCAAAAACCGATCAACATGGAAATCACCGATTCGAAGACGAATCTCTTCGACAGTTTCCTCTACGCAGCCTCCGATTGCGCCAGCGGTGTCCAGATCGTCTTCAATGGGAAGGTCATCCTCGGAACACGGGCAAGAAAGACACATTCCAAAAGCTTCCAGGCTTTTTCCAGCATCAATTACCCTTATTTGGCAATCATCCAGGATGGACGGGTGATTTCCTACATCACAAAGGAAAAAGCGCGAATACCGCGCTTTTATGACAGTCTGGATGCGAAGGTCGCTTTGTTCAAGCTGACGCCGGGAGTGGATTCGGAGATCCTTTCCTTCATGCTTGAGCGGAACGATGCAGTCATCATCGAAAGTTATGGAGTGGGCGGGATCCCTTCTGCACCGGAGTACGGATATTTCGAAGTCATCAACCACTGGATCGGAATAGGCAAGACGGTTGTCATGACGACGCAGGTGCCGAACGAAGGCAGCGACATGGAAATCTACAAAGTCGGCCACGAACTGAAGTCCCGGGTCAATATTCTGGAAGCCTACGACATGATCACGGAAGCGGTCGTATGCAAACTGATGTGGATCCTGGGCCAGACGCAGGATCCGGCCCTGATCAAGGAACTGTTCTACACGACGATCAGCAACGATATCCTGTATTAA
- a CDS encoding F0F1 ATP synthase subunit gamma, with amino-acid sequence MLFPLDLEELAKKYDRWEPKRIAIYLMDKETLLSNLLQQYFFLTLYRAFCYSLVSENTSRINSMNSAEKNIEERLNEFNFLYRMKRQTSITEEINDLLSGFRSLKKSKKNLPEE; translated from the coding sequence TTGCTTTTTCCATTGGATCTGGAAGAATTAGCAAAAAAATACGACAGATGGGAACCGAAAAGAATAGCCATCTATCTCATGGATAAGGAGACGCTCCTTTCGAATCTGTTGCAGCAATATTTTTTCCTGACGCTCTATCGGGCTTTTTGTTATTCACTCGTATCCGAAAATACAAGCCGAATCAATTCCATGAACTCAGCGGAAAAAAATATCGAAGAACGCCTGAACGAGTTCAATTTCCTGTACCGCATGAAACGGCAGACCAGCATCACTGAAGAAATCAACGATCTGCTGTCCGGTTTCCGGTCTTTGAAGAAATCAAAAAAGAATTTGCCTGAAGAATGA
- a CDS encoding FoF1 ATP synthase subunit gamma yields the protein MTSLKSLKKSINSTESMQSIVTTMKAHASTQIHQFERAAQASVKYRRVLDTALAVLLADEEKKPVNAMDGDRTIHIIFGSDHGLAGNFNERMSFFAANHIPKNGHNDILVVGQQIYDRLITDYTIKDSFSVPQTEDGIIPIVQRLLFKIDQLRDEAPVGKILLYYCRPLENAVTTKKKLNCFFHWIWKN from the coding sequence ATGACCAGTCTGAAATCGTTAAAAAAAAGCATAAATTCCACCGAGAGTATGCAGTCGATCGTAACGACCATGAAGGCCCACGCCTCGACTCAAATCCACCAGTTTGAACGCGCGGCGCAAGCATCCGTTAAATACCGGCGTGTTTTGGATACGGCCCTCGCTGTGCTGCTGGCCGATGAAGAAAAGAAACCTGTGAATGCCATGGACGGTGACCGAACGATCCATATCATCTTCGGTTCTGATCATGGCCTGGCCGGCAATTTCAATGAACGGATGAGTTTCTTCGCTGCAAATCATATACCTAAGAACGGACACAACGATATTCTCGTTGTAGGTCAGCAAATTTATGACAGACTGATAACGGATTATACAATCAAGGACAGCTTTTCGGTTCCGCAAACCGAAGATGGGATCATTCCGATAGTCCAAAGGCTCCTGTTCAAGATAGATCAACTGAGGGACGAGGCTCCTGTGGGGAAAATTTTATTGTATTACTGCAGACCCTTGGAGAACGCGGTGACTACAAAGAAGAAATTGAATTGCTTTTTCCATTGGATCTGGAAGAATTAG